GTCAAGCATTGACTGTTGGGTAGTCCTTGATTTAATAGCTACATAATTGCCGCAAATGCCAAACACTCCCGCATCTGCATGCATGCGTttcagtgtgtatttgtgcatgtatacATTTATCATAAGCTCTTGAGTGTATGATCTAAATCAAGTGAAAATAAATCTACTCAGCTTGGTTAGGCTTGGTTAGTGAGGCAGAGAGCTGCCGAGGCACTTTTAACAAAggttcacacacaacacccccccTACATAGAGCTCCAATCTAATAGTGTTTTCTCCATCCAGCGCCAAGACAACATGAACACCACTGAACCAGCCGCCAACTTCACCTTTACGTCTAACACAGAAAATGTCACACTGTCCAGCCTGACAACCACCACCATCCCTCCCACCATCCCACAGCCTCCACCCTATTCTTCAGACATCCACGACCCAGAATTCACCATTGTGGTGGTGCTGTGTTTGTCACTGCTGCTGGCAGGGTTAGCTGCCTTCCTGGCAGTGTGCCGACCCTCGGAACAGGATGGGGACTCTGAGGCGAGCTGCAGCCGAGGGGGGAGCTTGACCCGTGGAAGAAGCCGGTCTAGTGAGCCCCAGCTAAAGGTGTGGAAGAGGCTGGGCTCATATCGACGTTCATACAACATCTCCTTCAGACGACCACCCCATCGCAGGCCGCATGAGCGTGGGAGCACA
This genomic stretch from Etheostoma spectabile isolate EspeVRDwgs_2016 chromosome 8, UIUC_Espe_1.0, whole genome shotgun sequence harbors:
- the LOC116693348 gene encoding uncharacterized protein C10orf105 gives rise to the protein MNTTEPAANFTFTSNTENVTLSSLTTTTIPPTIPQPPPYSSDIHDPEFTIVVVLCLSLLLAGLAAFLAVCRPSEQDGDSEASCSRGGSLTRGRSRSSEPQLKVWKRLGSYRRSYNISFRRPPHRRPHERGSTHVSLSPPRQTQPQPEASVEPHLTMPCLFDYVTEI